A region of Streptomyces sp. R44 DNA encodes the following proteins:
- a CDS encoding putative quinol monooxygenase, translating to MPKVTAIALLKAAPGAEDKVREQALSLVAPSRAEPGNISYQAYVHPEDPSAWLVFEEWEDRAAFEAHLSSPHLTEALAAGPGLLVGPPAEHVFTAAE from the coding sequence ATGCCCAAGGTCACCGCGATCGCCCTGCTCAAGGCCGCCCCTGGCGCCGAGGACAAGGTCCGTGAGCAGGCTCTGTCCTTGGTCGCGCCGTCGCGGGCCGAGCCGGGCAACATCAGCTACCAGGCGTACGTCCACCCCGAGGACCCCAGTGCGTGGCTGGTGTTCGAGGAGTGGGAGGACCGGGCCGCGTTCGAGGCGCACCTGTCGAGCCCGCATCTGACCGAGGCGCTCGCGGCGGGTCCGGGACTCCTGGTCGGCCCGCCGGCCGAGCACGTGTTCACCGCTGCAGAGTGA